A region from the Bacteroidales bacterium genome encodes:
- a CDS encoding YgjV family protein, which translates to MSDVSLIEVIGYFGSFFIAFAMTFSSIIRLRWFSLIGTILFTTYGFGIGAYPVGIVNAFIMITNIVFLVKQYNKKELFRTLEIRNDNNYLLDFVHFHKEDIAKFYPDFSVKNSKDHLSFLILRNMQVAGIFIGRLLDGNKLCVELDYVIPEYRDYKLGKYVYSADQPIFKEKNIKSLISGSYSPKNDAYLKKIGFEKILEDGTPIYQKHL; encoded by the coding sequence ATGTCAGATGTTTCGCTTATTGAAGTAATTGGTTACTTCGGATCTTTCTTTATCGCATTTGCAATGACTTTCAGTTCAATAATTCGTTTGCGCTGGTTTAGTCTAATTGGAACTATTTTGTTTACTACCTACGGATTTGGAATTGGAGCTTATCCGGTAGGTATTGTTAATGCTTTTATTATGATAACCAATATTGTTTTTCTCGTAAAACAATATAACAAAAAAGAACTCTTTAGGACTCTTGAGATTCGCAACGATAATAATTATCTTTTAGATTTTGTTCATTTTCATAAAGAAGATATTGCAAAATTCTATCCTGATTTCTCCGTCAAAAACAGCAAAGACCATTTAAGCTTTCTAATTTTACGTAATATGCAAGTAGCGGGTATTTTTATTGGTCGATTACTTGATGGAAATAAACTTTGCGTTGAACTGGATTATGTGATTCCGGAATACCGCGACTATAAATTAGGAAAATATGTATATAGTGCCGACCAACCTATATTTAAAGAAAAAAATATAAAAAGCTTGATCAGCGGAAGTTACAGTCCTAAGAACGATGCTTACCTCAAAAAAATAGGATTCGAAAAAATATTAGAAGACGGCACTCCTATTTACCAAAAACATCTCTAA
- a CDS encoding DUF4249 domain-containing protein gives MQKNKLRNIHWFVIVGLFLMINSSCVEEYTPELNLDNNHFLVVDGKISNFPGPYTIKLSYSSSILDTLFIPVSSATISISDDQGNTEILKEEDLGVYKTSANGIQGVIGRSYKVNIHLNNGKDYESEFEQLLNPIDVEDVYYKEEWQYAQNESESDQEGFKFYVKTKVTNTSNVYFFWEVEETYEYHSVANILYFYDGTIISEGISNNFGLKPMENIYSLYYCWKTQTLAENIIYSLENTNIQDIHQLPLHFVPYGDKRLRFGYNILLKQYVISEKAYYFLNELKKQNENQGSLFTTQPFQIRGNIFNSQNPSEIVLGYFTVASGSYGPRIQVKAPWRRYEETICYTDTSLSSIQNRIINSKIEDWPIYFTDFPFENPFVPNEFFYVFSYVAPTCLDCTKRGGYTHKPDFWQE, from the coding sequence ATGCAAAAGAATAAACTCAGAAATATACATTGGTTTGTAATCGTTGGGTTGTTCCTAATGATAAACTCTTCCTGTGTTGAGGAATATACTCCTGAATTAAATCTTGACAATAATCATTTTTTGGTTGTAGATGGTAAGATAAGTAATTTCCCCGGTCCCTATACAATAAAGCTCTCCTATTCAAGCTCAATATTAGATACACTTTTTATTCCCGTTTCATCGGCAACAATATCTATTTCCGACGATCAAGGAAATACAGAAATTTTAAAAGAAGAAGACCTTGGAGTATATAAAACAAGTGCAAATGGTATTCAAGGAGTTATAGGTCGTTCCTATAAAGTTAATATTCACTTGAATAATGGAAAAGATTACGAATCAGAATTTGAACAATTATTGAATCCTATTGACGTTGAAGATGTTTATTATAAGGAAGAATGGCAATATGCCCAGAATGAGTCAGAGTCCGATCAAGAAGGTTTCAAATTTTATGTAAAAACAAAAGTAACAAATACATCAAATGTATACTTCTTTTGGGAAGTTGAAGAGACATATGAATATCATTCGGTTGCAAATATTTTATATTTCTACGATGGAACAATTATAAGCGAAGGCATATCAAACAATTTCGGTCTTAAACCAATGGAAAATATATATTCTCTGTACTACTGTTGGAAGACACAAACCCTAGCAGAAAATATAATTTATAGTTTAGAAAATACAAATATTCAAGATATACATCAACTACCTCTACACTTTGTTCCCTACGGTGACAAACGCTTACGATTTGGATACAATATTCTTTTAAAACAATACGTAATTTCCGAAAAAGCCTATTATTTTCTAAATGAATTAAAAAAACAGAATGAAAATCAAGGATCTTTATTTACAACTCAACCTTTTCAAATTAGGGGAAATATTTTCAACTCCCAGAATCCTTCGGAAATAGTTTTGGGTTATTTTACAGTTGCATCCGGCTCATACGGACCAAGAATACAAGTAAAAGCACCTTGGAGACGGTATGAAGAAACTATTTGTTATACAGACACTTCTCTTAGCTCGATTCAAAATAGAATAATAAATTCAAAAATAGAAGACTGGCCTATATATTTTACTGATTTTCCATTTGAGAATCCATTTGTGCCAAATGAATTCTTTTATGTTTTTTCCTATGTTGCACCCACTTGTTTAGACTGTACTAAACGCGGAGGATATACACATAAACCTGATTTCTGGCAAGAGTAG